A genome region from Variovorax paradoxus includes the following:
- a CDS encoding DUF2827 domain-containing protein → MPDTSMLRIGITLGLHHEAETLWNNGIKQNAIFLAEALKHCPLVASVVLVNTTAVPITPTLPWDQARWPTVTFDTAKDNVDVLIELGGQIDAAQTDYLKRRGARLVSYCCGFEYVHAMESMLFSKPLWGQNLFVNQRYDDIWMVPQVVNISQPYFEVLRRADARPVPFVWSPVFLDERTRGLPAAGVYQPKVGPRRLSVMEPNINVVKFCLYPVLIAELAYRSRPEAIALLQVNNAERLAKESMEFITLMNQLDLIRQHKAVFLGRHETPVFLAQNTDIVISHQWENPLNYFYLETCWQGYPLVHNAHLCADLGYYYQGNDVAGASTRVIEAIDTHDAQATAYRERQRSLIDRYLPGHAAATEVYDNLLLGLMRRPAR, encoded by the coding sequence ATGCCTGACACGTCCATGCTCCGTATTGGAATTACGCTCGGACTCCATCACGAGGCCGAAACGCTTTGGAACAATGGCATCAAGCAAAACGCCATATTTCTGGCAGAAGCACTGAAGCACTGCCCGTTGGTGGCTTCGGTGGTACTTGTCAACACCACGGCCGTCCCGATCACGCCGACCCTGCCCTGGGACCAGGCGCGCTGGCCCACCGTGACCTTCGACACAGCCAAGGACAACGTCGACGTGCTGATTGAACTCGGGGGTCAGATCGACGCGGCGCAGACCGACTACCTGAAGCGGCGCGGCGCGCGGCTGGTGTCGTACTGCTGCGGCTTCGAGTACGTGCACGCCATGGAGTCGATGCTGTTCAGCAAGCCGCTGTGGGGCCAGAACCTTTTCGTGAACCAGCGCTACGACGACATCTGGATGGTTCCGCAGGTGGTCAACATCAGCCAGCCGTACTTCGAAGTGCTGCGCCGGGCCGATGCGCGCCCCGTGCCTTTCGTCTGGAGCCCGGTGTTCCTGGACGAGCGCACGCGCGGCTTGCCTGCTGCCGGCGTCTATCAGCCGAAGGTTGGTCCGAGGCGGCTCAGCGTGATGGAGCCGAACATCAACGTGGTGAAGTTCTGCCTCTATCCTGTGCTGATCGCCGAGCTGGCCTACCGCTCACGGCCCGAAGCCATCGCGTTGCTGCAGGTCAACAATGCCGAGCGGCTGGCGAAGGAGAGCATGGAGTTCATCACGTTGATGAACCAGCTCGACCTGATCCGCCAGCACAAGGCGGTCTTCCTGGGCCGGCACGAAACGCCGGTTTTCCTCGCGCAGAACACCGACATCGTGATCTCGCACCAGTGGGAGAACCCGCTCAACTACTTCTACCTGGAAACTTGCTGGCAGGGCTATCCGCTGGTGCACAACGCTCACCTGTGCGCAGACCTCGGCTACTACTACCAGGGCAACGACGTGGCCGGGGCCAGCACCCGCGTGATCGAAGCCATCGACACCCACGACGCGCAGGCCACCGCGTACCGCGAACGCCAGCGCAGCCTGATCGACCGCTACCTCCCCGGCCACGCCGCGGCCACGGAGGTCTACGACAACCTGCTGCTGGGGCTGATGCGGCGCCCCGCCCGATAG